The Punica granatum isolate Tunisia-2019 chromosome 4, ASM765513v2, whole genome shotgun sequence sequence ACTTCGATACTTGGAACAATCATCGGGATAGGGAATTTTTCTCTGACTACAATCCATGGAGCTAATAACCTATTGTGATTCTGATTGGGCTAGTTGCCCGATGACACGAAGGTCAATTACAGGCTACTTCATAACACTTGGAGGTAGTCCAATTTCATGGAAGACCAAGAAACATATAACTATATCTCGTTCATTTGTTGAGGCTGAATACAGAGCAATGACAACTACAGTTAGTGAAGTTATTTGGCTACGCAGTCTACTTTTATCATTTGGTGTCACATTATCCGGCCCGACTCAGCTATACTGTGACAACCAAGCAACACTCCACATCGTTGCTTATCCGGTATTCCTTGAACGAACCAAGCATATCGAAATTGACTGCCATTTCATCCGGGAACACTAACTATCCTACAAGATTATTACCAATCACATGTCCACACGTCTTTAGCTTGCTGATCTTTTCACCAAGGTTTTGGGACGTGACCGTTTTTAGTTTCTCCTCTGCAAGTTAGGAATTCGGGACCCTcattctccaacttgagggggagtattacgGGATATCCTGATATCCTCTCGTGATTTCTATGATTTGTTTCCTTGTACATAGTATTGTATTATGGGATAGATAGGTGACAAATTAATTACTTGTAACATTTACCACTCTTTCCTGATTTTTCTTCTAGCTTATGGTTATATATACAAAGACATAATATCAATGAAGTTCAACAAAACCATTCATAAAATTCTCGATTTTTTACGGGGGGTGAGGGCGTCCCTGCCGGCGACCCCACACCTCGATCAACCTTGATCTATGGATGGGGTCACCGGACGATGGTGCCCCCACCCCATGGTAGTCGAGAGATCTCCCTCCACTGTCTTGGGAAATCTCTCTTgataacctttttttttaaaaaaaattaattattttttaattatttaattccatatgttcatttctttttaaatattgaattttttattttaaatttatagcCACGTGAGATTCTGACTTGGGAAAGTCAGCAGCCACATCGGCATTTGCTAACGGCGTCAGTAGGAATTCACGAAATGTACTTgattgtaatattttttaaaatccgTATACTCAAttgttatgttttttttttcctttttgtacCAAAATGTTACCCTTTTAAAACCTTTTGTATCCCTACAGTAATTAACCTTGATAAGTATGAAGGATAATTTAGCAATTTCATTCGTAATGGGTTTAGAACAGATTTTTAGACGAAATTTTGAACCATTTTCAAACTGTATAGGGTTTTGGTCTGTAATTCCTGTGTCCGTTCCATAACTCAATGACAAAACCCTTTAATTACTTATCAGAGTTTGGAATGGAACGGGTGAAAAACCGATTTACACAGAGCGCATGTATACGTGATCTGGGTCATGGTACACCGGGAGCATACTACAATAGTACAATATAAACGTAAACCTTCTGGCTGGACAAGTAAAGGATCAGGGAGGAGCTCTAGAATCTACCAGCGAATTCCCCAGATTACCCCCATGGAACTCTCAATTTTACGACACCTCTTCTCGTCTATGGCAACCGTATATATACAGAATCCGCTGCAGTCCTTCCAGAGCAGAAACTATCTGCCTTCTGcataaagaaaagagaactGGAACTCAGCACGGAAGCTCTATCCATCACAAAGGAGCTCATCGGAATACCCAAATCTCGACCATGGCGAGGCCTGATCAGGACGAAGTGCTGACCTTCATGAGCATCACCGGCCTGCCTGAATCTGCCGCCCTCCAGAAGCTCGAGGTACCTCATTTCTGCCATCGCCTGCTGATGTTTCCGGCTTGAATTGTGCGAACTTTGGTCGATGGGTTCCATCCATTTCGGAATTGCGTGGATTTCGCGATGCTCTTCTGGAGCTGTTTTAGGGTTTGTTTATCGTGGTGTTTGGTCCGACCAGTGATTgtttctggttcattttcatTGCGACCGCGACCGCGATTGCGATTGCGATTGCCTCGTCTCTCAATCTGCTTGAATACATTCTCGCCAGTGTGGTTTTTGATGTTGAGGAGATGATTTTATCGATGGGAACGACTGGGGAGCGGGGATTTTAGCACTTCACTTATCGACTTGGGCACCGCAAGTAAAGTAATTGAAATTTTGACTGTGTCTGCGGAGCTGAGATTCTCCAGAATTCAGTGGAAATACAAGTagttgtttcttttttaagcTTATGGGAACGAGGTTCAACACGTGCTCAAGATGGCTATAGGTGCTGCCACTGGGTAGTTGTATGGTCACGTGTTAATGTATAGTGAAGGGTGTTTGAGGCATTATACTCGGAAATATGGCTTCTGTAACCGCAGCTGTTTGAAGGGAACAAGTGGTAATTTTACgggatttttatatataataaactcCAGATTGCCCAGTATGCGGAGAACATGCCTCGGGTAATGTGTTATCTTGTAGAGACTGTCACCTCTATTGGGCTGAGGGCGACAATCTGGGTGTTGCACTCTGCATAGAATGCGCTACTGAAAAGGCAATAGCAGCTCGTTGCGAAGCAGTAGTTGTGATCACCTTAACCACAGTTCAGCTCATTATGGTGGCCTTTTTGCGCTTAAACTGAATGCTCTTTGCTATTACAAGTTTAGTTTGCATATTAGCCTCAATTACCAATATCTTGTTAAGCGGTTGTCCTCATTTTCAACGTATTTCTCTCAGGAGCATAATGGCAATCTCAATGAAGCTTTGAATGCTCATTTCAGTGAAGGAGATAGAAATCAGTAGGTTACTTGATCACAGCCTTCCATTTTATCATTCAACTCCACATCTGCTTCTagttttcttctttcatttctttaaCTTTATCTCCTCATTCATATTTGGCTTCCAGAGTGAGTGCAAGACCTGCTCCACCAGATGATTTCATGGATATTGATGATCAAGTTCAAGCTGAACCTCGGGATCCCCCACTTTCACTTCACTCAGCAGCCGGAGACAGTTTGAATCCAATTTATCTTGAAAGCCTCACGAAGAGATACTTTGACGAAGTTTCAAATTTTGGTAACCATGCTCCTTTTGTTTCACATCCTCGGGAAGTTAGGGAGATCCCAATTGAGGTTAAGGATGGGTCTGGAGCATCTGGTAATTCTGGCCATGGTCCTGTCATTGAGGATGTCACTGGAAGCGACAATGATCACGGCCCAAGTGTCCGTGGAACCGTCATAgttgatgaggaagatgatgatatTCCTCCAATATCAACTGCTCATGTGGCACAGTCGAATGAGAGAGAAGAGATCTCATTTCAGGATGGAAATGTGCGACCGAGTGCTCCTGTTTATGATAACTCATCAGACTTCAATTATGTGGAAGAAGAAATGATTCGGGCTGCTATCGAGGCATCTAAACGGGACATTGAGGGAAGCCCCCGTGCGAATAGTGTATGTGATATGCTCTCCATTTTTCAATGTTATCTTAGCCATTGTGTCTCTACATTTCTTGAAGGTTTTGTCCTTTTTACCTTCAGCAGGAGTTTAGGGATCCTGGCATTCAGCGAAGGCCATCTCGTCTTGAGGATGCTGAGCTTGTTCAGGCAGTTTCGTTATCCTTGAAGGTCAGTTGCTTcgtaatttgtttttttccccctatTGGTGTTCTGGGTCTCATCTTACTGAAATGGAAACGGACTGCGGAGCAGGAAAATGCATCGTGTGAGAGGGCGAGCGATTCTGGATCATTGAAAGTAGCAGAAGTCGAGCTGGGAAAAGCACCATCATCTAATGGGCGGTAAGTAGTGTCTTGACAGCGTGAGATTTTACCCCTTTTTTTGGCTGAGAAACCATAATCTTGTTTCTTGCTTATATTGGAATATTTAAGGATTTTGAATGCTGGATTGATGGTTGACTTGAATCCTCATTATGTAGGCTGGAGATGGGAGGCTCATCCACCCAGGATGAAGTTGAAGAGATTGAGCAGCCTCTCATTAGGCATCGGTCACGACGCTCGTCTTCTCGAGCTGTGGAACCTCTCCAAGAAATTGAGGGTAGCCCACCATCTCCAGGGCAGAATGATGCTAATAATCATCCCCAAAACAATGGAAATGTCTTCCCCACTGATGaggtataatataaaattctcGTCTAATGTTGCTTCTTCAGGTATGACAAGaagttgaaaaatattttttatttatctgtGCGAcaatttgaataatttcttttttggacTTATCCTAAATAAGTGGGGAGGCATATCTTCAGAGGAACATGATGAAGCTGTTATGCTTGAGGCTGCAATGTTTGGAGGAATTCCTGAGGGGACGGGTTATAATTTTGCATATGCACCTCATCAGTTCATGCAAGCCCAAGGTCGCTATCCTA is a genomic window containing:
- the LOC116205153 gene encoding plant UBX domain-containing protein 8-like isoform X1 — its product is MARPDQDEVLTFMSITGLPESAALQKLEEHNGNLNEALNAHFSEGDRNQVSARPAPPDDFMDIDDQVQAEPRDPPLSLHSAAGDSLNPIYLESLTKRYFDEVSNFGNHAPFVSHPREVREIPIEVKDGSGASGNSGHGPVIEDVTGSDNDHGPSVRGTVIVDEEDDDIPPISTAHVAQSNEREEISFQDGNVRPSAPVYDNSSDFNYVEEEMIRAAIEASKRDIEGSPRANSQEFRDPGIQRRPSRLEDAELVQAVSLSLKENASCERASDSGSLKVAEVELGKAPSSNGRLEMGGSSTQDEVEEIEQPLIRHRSRRSSSRAVEPLQEIEGSPPSPGQNDANNHPQNNGNVFPTDEWGGISSEEHDEAVMLEAAMFGGIPEGTGYNFAYAPHQFMQAQGRYPRPAPRPPSPSLEAQRLIREQQDDEYLAALQADREKELKAKAEAEARRVEEEAAKRAALEEERRKEEEARRRLEEEQEFERQLAAKEASLPQEPSSSDENAITLLVRMPDGSRRGRRFLKSDKLESLFDFIDIGRAVKPGTYRVVRPYPRRAFSDGEGSLTLNDLGLASKQEALFLELI
- the LOC116205153 gene encoding plant UBX domain-containing protein 8-like isoform X2 is translated as MARPDQDEVLTFMSITGLPESAALQKLEEHNGNLNEALNAHFSEGDRNQVSARPAPPDDFMDIDDQVQAEPRDPPLSLHSAAGDSLNPIYLESLTKRYFDEVSNFGNHAPFVSHPREVREIPIEVKDGSGASGNSGHGPVIEDVTGSDNDHGPSVRGTVIVDEEDDDIPPISTAHVAQSNEREEISFQDGNVRPSAPVYDNSSDFNYVEEEMIRAAIEASKRDIEGSPRANSEFRDPGIQRRPSRLEDAELVQAVSLSLKENASCERASDSGSLKVAEVELGKAPSSNGRLEMGGSSTQDEVEEIEQPLIRHRSRRSSSRAVEPLQEIEGSPPSPGQNDANNHPQNNGNVFPTDEWGGISSEEHDEAVMLEAAMFGGIPEGTGYNFAYAPHQFMQAQGRYPRPAPRPPSPSLEAQRLIREQQDDEYLAALQADREKELKAKAEAEARRVEEEAAKRAALEEERRKEEEARRRLEEEQEFERQLAAKEASLPQEPSSSDENAITLLVRMPDGSRRGRRFLKSDKLESLFDFIDIGRAVKPGTYRVVRPYPRRAFSDGEGSLTLNDLGLASKQEALFLELI